In a genomic window of Helianthus annuus cultivar XRQ/B chromosome 10, HanXRQr2.0-SUNRISE, whole genome shotgun sequence:
- the LOC110881176 gene encoding serine/threonine-protein kinase KIPK1-like: MLRAPESDSQQTSAREEDYFKNNVTRSKSTPRSRYKGNSIRTSPRVVKTVKTVIRTKTVVKKKSKPEFTSAATASNASVPAKSQLICQKCNCAIKDAKTESKKDSRSPLSSSSTENGMNRKVNDLVNYGKTISVLHSKNSKYGDKGEFTQSSNSSICEYSTSTSISISEERNLSGCIVINRPHMSKDMRWQAINHTMKQNGFLGLRHFNLLKKLGSGDIGTVYLAELVGTNYPFAIKVMDNEFLERRQKMPRAHMEREILSILDHPFLPTLYAHFVSEKLSCLVMEYCPGGDLHVLRQKQPARYFHEQAARYILEIF, translated from the exons ATGTTGCGTGCACCCGAGTCCGATAGCCAACAAACCAGTGCAAGAGAAGAAGATTATTTCAAA AATAATGTTACGCGGAGTAAGTCAACACCGAGATCACGTTACAAAGGAAATTCGATAAGAACGTCACCTCGTGTGGTCAAGACGGTGAAGACGGTGATTCGGACGAAGACCGTCGTGAAGAAAAAGTCAAAGCCGGAATTTACTTCCGCTGCTACCGCTTCAAACGCATCCGTTCCAGCGAAATCCCAACTGATATGCCAAAAATGCAATTGTGCGATAAAAGATGCGAAAACCGAGTCGAAGAAAGACTCTCGGTCGCCTCTTTCGTCGAGTAGTACGGAAAACGGGATGAACAGAAAAGTCAACGATTTGGTCAACTATGGTAAAACGATTTCGGTTCTACACAGTAAGAACTCGAAATACGGAGATAAAGGCGAATTCACTCAAAGTTCAAATAGCAGCATATGTGAATACAGTACGAGTACTAGCATTAGCATTAGCGAAGAACGAAATCTCAGTGGATGCATTGTTATTAATCGACCGCATATGTCGAAAGATATGAGGTGGCAGGCGATTAATCATACGATGAAACAAAACGGGTTTCTCGGATTGAGACATTTCAATCTGTTGAAGAAACTTGGGTCTGGGGATATCGGTACGGTTTATCTTGCGGAATTAGTTGGCACAAATTACCCTTTTGCTATCAAAGTTATGGATAACGAGTTCTTGGAACGAAGGCAAAAGATGCCGAGAGCGCATATGGAACGGGAGATTTTGAGCATTTTGGATCACCCGTTTTTACCTACGCTTTATGCGCATTTTGTTTCGGAGAAATTGTCGTGTTTGGTTATGGAGTATTGTCCCGGTGGCGATTTGCATGTTCTTAGGCAGAAGCAGCCTGCTAGATATTTTCACGAACAAGCGGCACG TTATATTCTTGAAATCTTTTAA